The Candidatus Binatia bacterium genome has a window encoding:
- a CDS encoding monooxygenase yields MLQFFYFHLMPWPHLPAHFDRQEPSAWVTLSNRYYDPQRGHALYNEYLDELEHAEELGFDGLAVNEHHQNAYGTMPSPNLMAAALVRRTRRAKIAILGNAIALHDHPLRVAEEVAMLDVLSGGRIISGFVRGIGCEYFSLGVNPTYSRERFYEAHELILRAWTTPGPFSFEGQHYHFRYVNVWPRPLQQPHPPIWLPSQGSTETIRWSAARRYPFVSVFNSYAHTKRWIEEYKEAANSLGYEVPPEQIGFALPIYVADTDSEAIAEAEPHFLWLFRRGLKIPPNFLLPPGYVTEESLKKFLAAGVRLPAELSYRELLDQGYVLAGSPKTVADRLLHIQQELGVGIFIYSGRTGDMPKEKAWKSMELFATQVIPQLHRATAASFARA; encoded by the coding sequence GTGCTGCAGTTCTTTTACTTCCACCTCATGCCTTGGCCACACCTGCCAGCGCACTTCGATCGCCAGGAACCGAGTGCGTGGGTCACCTTGTCGAACCGTTACTACGATCCCCAAAGAGGCCACGCCCTCTACAACGAGTACCTCGATGAGCTCGAACACGCGGAGGAGCTCGGGTTCGATGGTTTGGCCGTCAACGAGCATCACCAAAACGCCTACGGCACAATGCCGTCTCCCAATCTGATGGCCGCCGCGCTGGTCCGGCGCACCCGCCGCGCCAAAATCGCCATTCTCGGCAACGCCATTGCGCTGCACGACCACCCGCTCAGAGTGGCCGAGGAGGTTGCCATGCTCGACGTACTCTCGGGCGGGCGCATCATCTCGGGCTTCGTGCGCGGAATCGGCTGCGAATACTTCTCTCTCGGGGTCAACCCGACGTACTCGCGCGAACGCTTTTACGAAGCCCACGAGTTGATCCTCCGAGCCTGGACCACGCCGGGGCCCTTTAGCTTCGAGGGGCAACACTACCACTTTCGTTACGTGAACGTGTGGCCACGTCCACTGCAACAACCACACCCGCCGATTTGGCTTCCCTCCCAGGGAAGCACAGAAACGATCCGCTGGAGCGCGGCGCGCCGCTACCCCTTTGTCAGTGTGTTCAACTCGTACGCGCACACGAAGCGCTGGATCGAAGAGTACAAGGAAGCGGCAAATTCCCTGGGTTACGAAGTGCCGCCGGAGCAAATCGGTTTTGCTCTCCCGATCTACGTTGCCGATACAGACAGCGAAGCCATTGCGGAAGCCGAGCCCCACTTTCTGTGGTTGTTTCGGCGCGGGCTCAAAATCCCACCGAACTTTTTGCTGCCGCCGGGGTACGTTACGGAGGAATCGCTCAAGAAGTTTTTGGCTGCCGGCGTGCGGCTGCCGGCTGAGCTGTCGTACCGGGAGCTTCTGGATCAGGGCTACGTATTAGCGGGCAGCCCCAAGACCGTGGCCGATCGCCTTCTCCACATCCAGCAGGAGCTAGGGGTCGGCATTTTCATCTACAGCGGCCGCACGGGCGATATGCCGAAGGAAAAGGCCTGGAAGAGCATGGAGTTGTTCGCCACCCAGGT
- a CDS encoding hydrolase codes for MAVGDLEVRLLRGGRGSPLLVLHSEFASGRWFPFHDDLAQHFHVYAPDHPGFGGTVRPDWLDCIEDFAIFYADFLDALELRDARVVGISFGGWIAAELAALYPERVSRLVLVGAAGLKVEGEERFDLFARPFEETLQRLFHAPDRWVQLMPTEPGLDVILRTYREATTLARVSWNPYWYDPKLARRLKRVRCPALVVWGEQDCFLSPAHARAYAAALPRAIVEFVPQCGHLPPLECREAFLARVLPFLRD; via the coding sequence GTGGCGGTGGGCGACCTGGAAGTGCGCCTCTTGCGAGGTGGGCGTGGAAGTCCCCTCCTCGTCCTGCATTCCGAGTTTGCATCGGGGCGCTGGTTTCCCTTCCACGATGACTTGGCCCAGCATTTCCACGTTTACGCGCCCGATCATCCGGGTTTTGGTGGTACGGTGCGCCCGGATTGGCTCGACTGCATCGAGGACTTCGCAATTTTCTATGCAGACTTCTTGGATGCGCTGGAACTCAGAGATGCTCGTGTTGTAGGGATCTCGTTTGGCGGTTGGATCGCCGCCGAGCTTGCCGCGCTGTATCCGGAGCGAGTGTCTCGCCTCGTCCTCGTCGGAGCCGCCGGCCTCAAAGTGGAGGGGGAAGAGCGCTTCGATTTGTTCGCCCGCCCGTTCGAAGAAACGCTCCAGCGGCTATTCCATGCCCCCGATCGCTGGGTGCAACTGATGCCCACAGAGCCCGGCCTCGATGTCATTTTGCGGACCTACCGAGAAGCCACCACGCTCGCGCGGGTGAGCTGGAACCCTTACTGGTACGATCCGAAACTAGCTCGCCGGTTAAAGCGCGTGCGTTGTCCCGCACTGGTGGTGTGGGGAGAACAGGATTGTTTTCTCTCCCCTGCGCATGCCCGCGCTTATGCCGCGGCGCTGCCTCGAGCCATTGTGGAATTCGTGCCCCAGTGTGGCCACTTGCCGCCGCTGGAGTGCCGCGAGGCTTTTCTCGCGCGCGTGCTGCCATTCCTGAGGGACTGA
- a CDS encoding putative phenylacetic acid degradation-related protein has protein sequence MGTAVKFEQYDPRIAEMMIRANAAATGLPQFLGVQFLEFQPGYLRAEMPVRPELITPMGSLHGGVMAALIDHVLGCVLYPLMKPGQWAATTEFKLNYLAAVRGGRLVAESRVLAMTRRTAVVQVEVKNDETLAALAQGTLLIVDPPAQGDKPSKEG, from the coding sequence ATGGGAACCGCAGTGAAGTTCGAGCAGTACGACCCGCGCATTGCCGAGATGATGATTCGAGCCAATGCTGCGGCCACTGGTTTGCCGCAGTTTCTGGGAGTGCAGTTTCTCGAATTTCAGCCCGGCTACTTGCGCGCGGAAATGCCTGTGCGCCCGGAGCTGATCACCCCGATGGGTTCGCTGCACGGAGGCGTGATGGCGGCGCTCATCGATCACGTATTGGGCTGCGTGCTGTATCCGCTGATGAAGCCCGGGCAATGGGCGGCCACGACCGAGTTCAAGCTCAATTATCTGGCTGCCGTGAGGGGAGGCAGGCTGGTGGCGGAGTCGCGCGTTTTGGCGATGACCAGGCGCACGGCGGTGGTGCAGGTGGAAGTCAAGAACGACGAAACTCTCGCGGCTCTTGCACAAGGCACGTTGCTGATCGTGGACCCTCCCGCGCAGGGGGATAAGCCCAGCAAAGAGGGGTGA
- a CDS encoding sugar ABC transporter substrate-binding protein gives MKPWMWLLAVLLGLAGACEHTPEKPAQPLRFAFIPKALHIPVFRYARMGAEREAQRIGGIEIVWRGPETTDELRQKEILESFIAQRVDGIAISCLNGDLLADAIDRAVDAGIPVVTWDSDAPKSKRGAFYGVNDFEAGKALGEGLARLIGGRGKVALITALGADNLQKRLEGARAALREFPDIEIVEIFDIRDDAVRVAEVLATGTQRYPDLAGWLSVGGWPVFLRNALDPVDTSRTKVVAFDTIPPAPDLVRAGKVHLLVGQKYFGWGAESVRLLYRLRRGESIENPMQYSGIDLVTAENLDRYLEQWQKWEAGEP, from the coding sequence ATGAAACCCTGGATGTGGCTGCTTGCCGTGCTTTTGGGTCTCGCGGGCGCATGCGAGCACACGCCAGAGAAGCCAGCGCAGCCGCTGCGCTTCGCATTCATTCCCAAGGCATTGCACATTCCTGTGTTCCGCTATGCCCGCATGGGCGCCGAACGCGAGGCCCAACGGATCGGAGGAATCGAAATTGTGTGGCGCGGGCCCGAAACCACGGATGAGCTCCGCCAAAAGGAAATTCTCGAGTCTTTCATCGCGCAACGAGTGGACGGCATCGCCATCTCTTGCCTCAATGGGGACTTGCTCGCGGACGCTATCGACCGTGCCGTAGATGCGGGAATCCCTGTGGTGACTTGGGATTCCGATGCTCCCAAAAGCAAGCGGGGCGCGTTTTATGGAGTGAACGACTTCGAAGCAGGTAAGGCCTTGGGAGAAGGTTTGGCGCGTTTGATCGGAGGGCGAGGCAAAGTGGCTCTCATCACAGCGTTGGGAGCCGACAACTTGCAAAAACGGCTCGAGGGAGCCCGCGCCGCACTGCGCGAGTTTCCGGACATCGAGATCGTCGAAATCTTCGACATTCGCGACGACGCCGTGCGCGTCGCCGAGGTACTGGCCACAGGCACGCAGCGTTACCCGGATCTCGCTGGCTGGCTTTCTGTCGGGGGCTGGCCGGTGTTCCTGCGCAATGCGCTCGATCCTGTGGACACGAGCCGAACGAAAGTTGTGGCCTTTGATACGATCCCTCCCGCACCGGATCTCGTGCGCGCGGGCAAAGTGCACTTGCTGGTCGGGCAAAAGTACTTCGGCTGGGGCGCCGAGTCGGTGCGCCTGCTCTATCGGTTGCGCCGCGGAGAATCCATCGAAAACCCCATGCAGTACTCCGGGATCGATCTGGTCACCGCGGAAAACCTCGACCGCTACCTCGAGCAATGGCAGAAGTGGGAAGCGGGCGAGCCGTGA
- a CDS encoding monosaccharide-transporting ATPase — translation MNRRGPLHRFALVPGWSAAALLILEIALFTWLLAPADGRPHPFANLANFALVLKYSAVFSLGAIAAALIIGSGGIDLAPGAVMALASVVAGHLLTVAAWPWGAAAVASLAVGTTCGIVAAVLVTAFRLPPFVATLGVMGVARGSAFLMTEGRFYDLSAYLPRDFAPLGIPLPWWPGLLVVVCTASFHIVLTRTALGRHILAVGSNPVAARYAGVSVTRVQAFVYVCGGFIAALAGLLLAFVQGQGKADLAMGYELDIIAAAVVGGTSLSGGRASVVGAVFGALIFGVLRNALTQFPGGTYADRLVLGVAVLIVVVLDRLATRQPLGEGTAR, via the coding sequence ATGAACAGGCGTGGCCCCCTCCACCGCTTCGCGCTGGTTCCGGGATGGAGCGCGGCGGCGCTGTTGATTCTCGAAATTGCCCTGTTCACTTGGCTCCTCGCACCCGCCGACGGGCGGCCCCATCCTTTCGCCAATTTGGCCAACTTTGCTCTCGTACTGAAATACTCCGCCGTCTTTAGTCTCGGCGCCATTGCGGCTGCGTTGATCATCGGGTCTGGTGGAATTGACCTCGCGCCAGGAGCGGTGATGGCACTGGCATCAGTCGTTGCCGGCCATTTGTTGACGGTAGCAGCTTGGCCATGGGGTGCCGCTGCGGTGGCCAGTCTCGCCGTGGGAACGACCTGCGGCATCGTGGCGGCGGTGCTCGTCACGGCATTCCGGCTGCCACCTTTTGTCGCCACGCTTGGGGTTATGGGTGTGGCTCGGGGCAGCGCGTTTTTGATGACCGAAGGCCGATTTTACGACCTGTCCGCCTACCTCCCCCGCGACTTTGCTCCCCTCGGCATCCCGCTCCCGTGGTGGCCAGGTCTCCTGGTCGTCGTTTGCACGGCCAGCTTTCACATTGTGCTCACGCGCACCGCGCTGGGGCGGCACATCCTGGCCGTGGGCAGCAATCCCGTCGCAGCTCGCTACGCTGGTGTTTCCGTAACTCGCGTGCAAGCGTTCGTTTACGTGTGCGGGGGCTTTATTGCTGCATTAGCGGGTTTGCTGCTGGCTTTTGTCCAAGGGCAAGGGAAAGCCGACCTGGCCATGGGCTATGAGCTGGACATCATTGCCGCGGCTGTGGTGGGCGGAACATCGCTCAGCGGGGGTCGAGCGTCGGTTGTGGGTGCGGTTTTCGGCGCGCTCATTTTCGGGGTCCTGCGCAACGCCCTCACACAGTTTCCCGGCGGAACATACGCGGATCGGCTGGTTCTCGGTGTCGCCGTACTGATCGTGGTGGTGCTCGACCGTCTTGCAACGCGCCAACCGCTGGGGGAAGGAACGGCACGATGA
- the rbsA gene encoding ribose import ATP-binding protein RbsA — MHPNSAPSRCAAEIHEVTVRFGETRAVDGVSLELRAGEIHALLGENGAGKSTLLKVLAGVLHPQHGAVHVAPGTRIAWVPQELELPWTLTVEDWLFLGSERKNRWRLLDRKRQRAIAGEWLARFGISVDPSESLGRLSAPVLKWLQIVRALRSRPHLLLLDEPTAMLSHVDCASLFPHLRALAQEGVAVVLVTHRLAEVLAAADWVTVLRDGRVAASGARAAMSARDLICFMAGEAPRAATHKPLPQPRVALEVRALDAGILRCVSLAVRAGEIVGVAGLAGSGRSTLLEALAGLRPFQAAQFSCEQPAILVPEDRLRKGLAFTLSARENVFLPAPRWWVRPLWERRQTQMWFDALRIRAPGVDAPIASLSGGNQQKVLLARALERHPRVLLLDDPTAGVDVTTKAEIHGLLHDLAERGCAILWASSDTQELLEVSHRVIALCRGRVVADLDAASATESALVALMTGAADTPASAAVDPT, encoded by the coding sequence GTGCACCCCAACTCGGCTCCGAGCCGTTGCGCGGCAGAAATCCACGAGGTGACGGTCCGCTTCGGGGAAACTCGAGCCGTGGACGGAGTGAGCCTCGAGCTGCGAGCTGGTGAGATCCATGCCCTGCTCGGAGAAAACGGTGCGGGGAAATCCACACTGCTGAAGGTTCTCGCAGGCGTGCTCCATCCCCAACACGGGGCCGTACACGTAGCTCCCGGTACTCGCATCGCCTGGGTTCCTCAGGAGCTCGAACTGCCGTGGACGCTCACGGTCGAAGATTGGCTGTTCCTCGGCAGCGAACGCAAGAATCGCTGGCGCCTGCTCGACCGCAAGCGCCAGCGTGCCATAGCTGGGGAATGGCTCGCACGCTTCGGGATCTCGGTGGACCCCAGCGAGTCCCTGGGCCGTCTTTCCGCACCAGTCCTCAAGTGGCTCCAGATCGTGCGTGCGCTTCGATCACGCCCGCACCTGCTCCTACTCGACGAACCCACCGCAATGTTGTCCCACGTGGACTGTGCATCCCTGTTCCCGCATCTCCGAGCTTTGGCACAAGAAGGAGTTGCGGTGGTTCTGGTCACCCATCGCCTCGCTGAAGTTCTCGCGGCTGCCGACTGGGTCACGGTGCTGCGCGACGGCCGCGTAGCAGCCAGTGGGGCGCGGGCGGCGATGAGCGCCCGCGACCTCATCTGTTTCATGGCCGGCGAAGCTCCGAGGGCCGCAACGCACAAACCACTGCCGCAGCCCCGTGTTGCCCTCGAGGTACGTGCATTGGACGCGGGCATCCTGCGTTGCGTCTCTCTTGCCGTGCGCGCCGGTGAAATTGTAGGGGTTGCCGGACTCGCTGGATCGGGAAGATCCACGCTCCTGGAAGCGCTGGCAGGGTTACGGCCGTTTCAAGCCGCACAGTTCTCGTGTGAACAGCCGGCGATTCTCGTCCCCGAAGACCGCTTGCGCAAAGGCCTGGCCTTCACGCTTTCGGCGCGTGAGAACGTGTTCTTGCCCGCGCCTCGTTGGTGGGTCCGGCCACTGTGGGAACGGCGGCAAACGCAGATGTGGTTCGACGCGCTGCGGATTCGCGCTCCGGGAGTGGATGCACCGATCGCATCCTTGTCGGGCGGCAACCAGCAGAAGGTTTTGCTGGCACGCGCGCTAGAGCGGCATCCGCGCGTGCTCTTGCTCGATGATCCTACCGCGGGTGTCGATGTCACCACCAAGGCCGAAATCCATGGTCTCCTGCACGACCTCGCGGAGCGGGGCTGCGCGATTCTGTGGGCATCCAGTGACACACAGGAACTTCTAGAAGTCAGTCACCGCGTGATTGCCCTTTGCCGCGGGCGGGTTGTGGCCGACCTCGATGCCGCATCTGCGACCGAAAGCGCTCTCGTAGCGCTCATGACGGGTGCGGCCGACACCCCAGCTTCGGCTGCTGTAGATCCGACATGA
- a CDS encoding oligo-1,6-glucosidase, which produces MAEWWRSAVFYEIYVRSFQDSNGDGVGDLEGIIQRLDYLNDGSPESLGIDALWLTPIYPSPLRDFGYDVADYCNVHPSYGDLGTFDRLVEGAHRRGIRIILDFVPNHTSSEHPWFIQSRSSRSNEKRDWYIWRDPAPDGEPPNNWVSSFGGSAWTFDPATAQYYLHSFLPEQPDLNWRNPQVVQAMEQVLRFWLDRGVDGFRVDVIHKLLKDRELRNNPKPPPEEEHPVYHFGSQVHLYDEDQPEVHDIIRGWRRLLDRYGDRMMVGEVYLFDTHRVARYYGNGHDELHLAFNFRFLWSPWDAQSFRREVEAIEAALPSGAQPTYVLSSHDAPRHRTRFDHPALGPARARVAALMLLTLRGTPFLYYGEEIGMHDVPVPAERIQDPVGKRFPGLGRDPERSPMQWSAAPHAGFSTAEPWLPVGPAYESCNVEAQKNDPHSLLSFYRQLIWKRKHSSALQQGGYRSLDAPDGVFAYERNHSDQTLFVALNFQDQPVTVEFPRPGLLWLSTHPRPSSRSTRWELAPSEGIVVEVEQN; this is translated from the coding sequence ATGGCTGAGTGGTGGCGCAGTGCCGTCTTCTACGAGATTTACGTCCGCAGCTTCCAAGATTCGAATGGCGATGGCGTCGGCGACCTCGAAGGGATCATCCAGCGCCTCGACTACCTGAACGATGGCAGCCCGGAGTCTCTCGGCATCGATGCCCTTTGGCTCACCCCCATCTACCCCTCACCCCTGCGTGACTTCGGTTACGACGTAGCCGACTACTGCAATGTTCACCCATCGTACGGCGACTTGGGGACCTTCGACCGTTTAGTGGAGGGGGCACACCGCCGTGGCATCCGAATTATTTTGGACTTTGTCCCGAACCACACCTCCTCCGAGCATCCGTGGTTTATCCAGTCGCGCAGCAGCCGGTCGAACGAGAAGCGCGACTGGTACATTTGGCGCGACCCGGCACCGGATGGTGAGCCCCCGAACAATTGGGTGAGCTCCTTTGGCGGTTCCGCCTGGACGTTCGATCCGGCCACCGCGCAGTACTACCTGCATTCTTTCTTACCCGAGCAACCCGACCTGAACTGGCGCAACCCACAGGTGGTCCAGGCTATGGAACAAGTGCTGCGTTTTTGGCTCGACCGAGGAGTAGATGGTTTCCGCGTCGACGTGATTCATAAGCTCCTCAAGGACCGCGAGCTGCGCAACAACCCCAAACCGCCTCCGGAGGAAGAACATCCCGTATATCATTTCGGCAGCCAAGTTCACCTATATGACGAGGATCAACCCGAAGTGCACGACATCATTCGCGGCTGGCGCCGGTTGCTGGATCGCTACGGCGACCGCATGATGGTCGGCGAGGTTTACCTCTTCGATACCCACCGAGTCGCCCGTTATTACGGTAACGGGCACGACGAACTGCACCTCGCGTTCAATTTTCGTTTTTTGTGGAGCCCGTGGGATGCGCAATCGTTCCGCCGCGAAGTCGAGGCCATCGAGGCTGCATTGCCTAGCGGAGCGCAGCCCACATACGTCCTTTCGAGCCACGATGCACCGCGCCATCGCACGCGCTTCGATCACCCCGCCTTGGGTCCCGCGCGCGCCCGCGTGGCCGCACTGATGCTGCTCACGCTGCGGGGAACACCGTTCCTCTATTACGGCGAGGAAATTGGCATGCACGACGTGCCCGTGCCTGCGGAGCGCATTCAAGACCCCGTCGGAAAACGATTCCCTGGGCTCGGACGCGACCCGGAACGCTCACCCATGCAATGGAGCGCTGCGCCACACGCAGGCTTCTCCACTGCCGAGCCGTGGCTGCCCGTGGGCCCGGCTTACGAGAGCTGCAATGTGGAGGCCCAAAAGAACGACCCGCACTCGCTACTGAGCTTTTACCGGCAGTTGATTTGGAAGCGGAAACACAGCAGCGCCTTGCAACAGGGTGGCTACCGCAGCCTCGATGCTCCCGACGGCGTGTTCGCTTACGAGCGGAACCACTCCGACCAGACCTTGTTCGTCGCGTTGAACTTCCAGGACCAACCAGTCACTGTCGAGTTCCCCCGGCCAGGATTGCTTTGGCTATCCACTCACCCACGTCCCTCGTCACGCTCGACCCGTTGGGAACTGGCACCCAGCGAAGGCATTGTCGTGGAAGTCGAGCAAAACTGA
- the fabH gene encoding 3-oxoacyl-[acyl-carrier-protein] synthase 3 — translation MHAKVLGWGHCLPPSVERAGVSRPIAEEPIGPSTLAARAAAAVFDRTGLKNEDVDFIVFATMTPDVSFPGAACYLQDQLGCATVPALDIRAQCAGFLFALQIAWKFIQSGQYRCTLVVGGEVHSSAVDYEWQPEVARLFGDGAGLALLGATNANSSIEAVVTHADGRCHRAFWCEYPASRQHPRRITREDFGLGRHLMQIDRTTLARFGRETLPVVAKEALEQAGRRVAQVDRFFISHVFPEVAREAARTLGVPDDVVTVPSETHGHLGAGALPVAVSECLEAGMVEPGATVCLAASGAGLAWAGAVLRL, via the coding sequence ATGCATGCCAAAGTTTTGGGATGGGGCCACTGCCTGCCGCCGAGTGTGGAGCGTGCCGGCGTGTCGCGGCCGATCGCAGAAGAACCGATCGGGCCCTCCACGCTCGCTGCCCGGGCGGCGGCGGCGGTGTTTGACCGAACAGGGCTCAAGAACGAGGATGTGGATTTCATTGTCTTTGCAACGATGACGCCTGATGTCTCCTTCCCGGGGGCAGCATGTTACCTGCAGGACCAGTTGGGATGCGCCACGGTGCCCGCGTTGGACATCCGGGCGCAGTGCGCAGGATTCTTGTTCGCCCTGCAGATTGCCTGGAAATTCATTCAGTCTGGCCAATATCGTTGCACCCTGGTGGTCGGAGGCGAGGTTCACTCGTCGGCAGTGGACTACGAGTGGCAGCCGGAAGTGGCCCGCTTGTTCGGTGACGGGGCTGGCCTTGCGCTGCTCGGGGCGACCAATGCAAATTCGAGCATCGAAGCCGTCGTCACCCACGCCGATGGGCGCTGCCACCGCGCATTTTGGTGCGAGTACCCGGCTAGCCGACAACATCCACGCCGGATCACGCGAGAAGACTTCGGTCTGGGAAGGCACCTCATGCAGATTGACCGAACTACGCTGGCCCGCTTTGGCCGCGAGACCTTGCCCGTGGTTGCGAAGGAGGCCCTGGAGCAGGCTGGCCGGAGAGTGGCCCAAGTGGATCGGTTTTTTATCAGCCACGTGTTTCCAGAGGTGGCCCGAGAGGCCGCGCGAACCCTCGGGGTGCCGGATGATGTGGTTACAGTCCCCTCCGAGACGCATGGCCACTTGGGTGCAGGGGCGTTGCCTGTAGCGGTGAGTGAGTGCTTGGAAGCGGGTATGGTGGAACCCGGTGCGACCGTGTGCTTGGCGGCTAGTGGAGCCGGCTTAGCCTGGGCCGGCGCCGTGTTGCGGCTGTGA
- the fabH2 gene encoding 3-oxoacyl-[acyl-carrier-protein] synthase 3 — MRRSHILGVGHYVPERVVTNRDLMRLMDTSDEWIQQRTGIRERRYSDGCTGAADMGAVAAREALQKAGLTLEQIQCIVFATLSPDVDMPGSAFLLQDKLGIPGIPAFDVRNQCSGFLYALAVADQFVKTGTYDHVLVVGSEVHSSGLDLSTRGRDVAVIFGDGAGAVVLGPSPDPRRGILSTHLHAEGKYAEKLWLEAPGSRLRPRLTEEMITGPDAPIFPRMEGRYVFRHAVTRMTEAVQEALDANGLTVASLDLLIPHQANLRINQMVAMGFGLDEEKVVNNIDRFGNTTAASIPLALYEALATGRLREGMLVCLAAFGAGFTWGSALIRW, encoded by the coding sequence GTGCGGCGTTCGCATATTTTAGGAGTCGGCCATTACGTTCCCGAGCGAGTGGTGACCAACCGCGATCTCATGCGGCTGATGGACACTTCTGACGAGTGGATCCAACAGCGCACGGGAATCCGCGAGCGGCGCTACAGCGACGGGTGCACGGGAGCAGCAGACATGGGGGCCGTGGCTGCCCGGGAAGCGTTACAAAAGGCGGGGCTAACGTTGGAGCAAATCCAATGCATCGTATTTGCGACGTTGAGCCCCGACGTGGATATGCCGGGAAGCGCATTCTTGCTCCAAGACAAGCTCGGGATTCCCGGCATACCAGCTTTCGACGTGCGCAATCAGTGCAGTGGGTTTCTGTATGCGCTGGCGGTTGCGGACCAGTTCGTGAAGACGGGAACGTACGATCACGTGTTGGTGGTAGGATCCGAAGTCCATTCCTCCGGACTGGATTTGAGCACGCGGGGGCGCGACGTGGCCGTGATCTTCGGCGATGGGGCAGGGGCCGTGGTTCTCGGGCCATCGCCCGATCCTCGGCGCGGCATTCTGTCGACTCACCTGCATGCGGAGGGAAAGTATGCGGAGAAGTTGTGGCTGGAAGCTCCCGGCAGTCGGCTGCGCCCGCGGCTCACGGAAGAAATGATTACCGGGCCGGACGCTCCCATCTTCCCTCGTATGGAAGGCCGGTATGTGTTTCGCCACGCGGTGACGCGCATGACCGAGGCCGTTCAGGAAGCCCTCGATGCGAACGGTCTCACGGTGGCAAGCCTCGACCTGTTGATCCCTCACCAGGCAAACTTGAGGATCAACCAAATGGTCGCGATGGGTTTTGGCTTGGATGAAGAGAAAGTGGTGAACAACATTGACCGATTCGGGAACACCACTGCGGCCTCGATTCCCCTGGCTTTATATGAAGCCCTGGCTACCGGCCGCCTGCGCGAGGGCATGCTCGTGTGTCTAGCAGCCTTTGGTGCCGGCTTTACCTGGGGAAGCGCGCTGATTCGCTGGTGA
- the rimI gene encoding ribosomal-protein-alanine acetyltransferase — translation MIAENTLLLEPMREEDLEDVIEIERQSFAEPWSVGLFRHELRLPFSRCVVARREGVIVGYVCWWLVGDEVHLLNLAVRREHRRAGVGRTLLGVVLDAARQAGARLVTLEVHHDNDAAQALYAAHGFIQTGLRRNYYAPGKHAVIMTRYFPRAEKQPTSRAGRQT, via the coding sequence ATGATCGCCGAGAACACTCTGCTGCTCGAGCCCATGCGCGAGGAGGACCTCGAGGATGTGATCGAGATCGAGCGGCAGTCGTTTGCCGAGCCCTGGTCCGTGGGTTTGTTCCGGCACGAGTTACGACTGCCATTTTCCCGGTGCGTTGTGGCGCGGCGCGAGGGCGTGATTGTGGGCTACGTGTGCTGGTGGTTGGTGGGCGACGAGGTGCATTTGTTGAACCTCGCAGTGCGGCGGGAGCATCGCCGTGCCGGCGTGGGACGCACCTTGCTCGGCGTCGTCCTCGATGCAGCCCGACAAGCAGGGGCGCGTCTGGTTACGCTCGAAGTGCATCACGACAATGATGCAGCGCAAGCGCTGTATGCGGCGCACGGATTCATCCAGACCGGGCTGCGTCGAAATTACTATGCCCCGGGTAAGCACGCGGTTATCATGACGCGCTATTTTCCACGAGCGGAGAAACAACCAACATCCCGCGCAGGGCGGCAAACTTGA